One window from the genome of Phormidium ambiguum IAM M-71 encodes:
- a CDS encoding potassium channel family protein, which translates to MKSRIIVCGLSSAGYKIYTLLRQQGASVVGVHHQSIANEDSIIIGDLRAASTLISAGIQEAHTLVLAASDEALNLAILTQARVLNPQIRIINRLFNTSLGDRLDKILPDHFTISVAALVAPVFAFAALGNRAIGQLRLFNQTWPIHEEYIHEFHPWKGRKLSELWDDRSRMLIYYLPVKGQIDLVSAVIYDQTLQIGDRLIIGTQPSIRNHRQSRIQKLIKLFTNLRRFQQHGQALAIVTLILLITLFFATTTYILTDLKITLTDALYFSAGMITGAGGNEKVTENAPEAIKFFTVIMMLIGAGIIGIFYALLNDFVLGTRLKQFWDAAQVPTRNHFIICGLGGIGMQIVNQLHSQGYEIVVIEKDPNNRFLNTIRAIGVPVIHGDASLSASLKAANINKANALLAVTSNDIANLEIALSAKGINAKLPVVVRNQDPQFASTVQQVFAFEAVFSPTELAAPAFAAAALGGRILGNGMTGNTLWVALATTITSAHPFCGKRVKEAAMTADFVPLYMETKTQTIHGWNLLETTLTIGDILYLTMPATELEQLWRQTPSQLLAS; encoded by the coding sequence ATGAAATCCCGAATCATTGTCTGTGGCTTGAGTTCTGCTGGCTATAAAATATATACATTATTGAGACAACAAGGAGCATCTGTCGTAGGTGTGCATCATCAATCCATTGCGAATGAAGACTCAATAATTATTGGAGATTTACGAGCAGCTTCTACATTAATTTCCGCCGGAATTCAAGAAGCACATACATTAGTTTTAGCAGCCAGTGATGAAGCTTTAAATTTAGCAATTCTTACCCAAGCCAGAGTTCTAAATCCACAAATTCGGATTATCAACCGACTATTTAATACTAGTTTAGGCGATCGCCTCGACAAAATCTTACCCGACCACTTTACTATTAGCGTCGCCGCCTTAGTTGCCCCCGTCTTTGCCTTTGCTGCATTAGGAAATCGTGCCATCGGGCAATTACGCTTATTCAATCAAACTTGGCCAATTCACGAAGAATATATTCATGAGTTTCACCCTTGGAAAGGCAGAAAATTAAGCGAACTTTGGGACGATCGATCTCGAATGTTAATCTATTACTTACCCGTCAAAGGTCAAATAGATTTAGTTTCAGCCGTAATTTATGACCAAACATTACAAATAGGCGATCGTTTAATTATCGGCACCCAACCTAGCATTCGCAACCATCGTCAATCCAGAATTCAAAAACTAATTAAACTCTTCACCAACCTCCGCAGATTTCAACAACACGGACAAGCATTAGCCATTGTTACTCTCATCCTCTTAATCACCCTATTTTTTGCCACAACCACCTATATTTTAACTGATTTAAAAATAACTCTAACCGACGCTTTATACTTTTCCGCAGGCATGATTACAGGTGCCGGAGGCAACGAAAAAGTCACAGAAAATGCCCCCGAAGCTATTAAGTTTTTTACCGTAATTATGATGTTAATTGGAGCAGGAATCATTGGCATTTTCTACGCCCTCCTTAACGATTTTGTCTTAGGAACTCGCCTCAAACAATTTTGGGATGCTGCCCAAGTTCCCACCAGAAATCACTTCATCATCTGCGGACTTGGTGGCATAGGAATGCAAATAGTTAATCAACTACATTCCCAAGGTTATGAAATAGTTGTCATTGAAAAAGACCCCAACAATCGGTTTTTAAATACCATTCGTGCGATCGGTGTACCAGTAATTCATGGAGATGCCAGCTTATCCGCAAGTTTAAAAGCAGCCAACATCAACAAAGCCAACGCTTTACTCGCCGTCACCAGCAACGATATCGCCAACCTAGAAATTGCCCTAAGCGCCAAAGGCATTAACGCCAAACTACCCGTAGTCGTGCGAAATCAAGACCCCCAATTTGCTTCCACAGTTCAACAAGTATTTGCATTTGAAGCCGTATTTAGCCCTACCGAATTAGCCGCCCCCGCCTTCGCCGCAGCCGCTTTAGGCGGCAGAATATTAGGCAATGGAATGACCGGAAATACCCTTTGGGTTGCCCTCGCCACCACCATCACTTCCGCACATCCTTTTTGTGGTAAGCGCGTTAAAGAAGCCGCCATGACCGCTGATTTTGTTCCCTTATATATGGAAACTAAAACTCAAACTATTCATGGATGGAATCTATTAGAAACAACCTTAACCATAGGAGATATTCTTTATTTAACAATGCCCGCTACTGAATTAGAACAACTTTGGCGACAAACTCCATCTCAACTTTTAGCTAGTTAA
- the ebsA gene encoding type IV pilus biogenesis protein EbsA: MTQLLEELEPAQSNIVNVFLPYYRNNKRNILPLALNLYQRGNLEGERQIIGGDNIPFVATWSINNSILPADLTRCRIQFDRNPEYSYEITIANFEFVTHLIDAILNFQRDGLWDFSKSFYYRLLQVKEFNR, from the coding sequence ATGACCCAATTACTTGAAGAACTGGAGCCAGCCCAATCAAATATCGTCAATGTTTTTCTGCCTTACTACCGTAATAACAAACGCAATATCCTTCCCTTAGCACTCAATCTTTATCAAAGAGGTAACTTGGAAGGAGAACGGCAAATTATTGGTGGTGATAACATTCCTTTTGTGGCAACTTGGTCTATTAACAATAGCATCCTACCAGCCGACTTAACTCGTTGTCGGATACAATTTGACAGGAACCCTGAATATAGTTACGAAATTACGATCGCAAATTTTGAATTTGTCACTCACTTAATCGACGCAATTCTCAACTTCCAACGAGACGGACTATGGGATTTCTCCAAATCCTTCTATTACAGATTACTCCAAGTAAAAGAATTCAACAGATAG
- a CDS encoding GNAT family N-acetyltransferase — protein sequence MKCYYQGFLIRDWQECDRNDAANILHTVLTEYGLPWLPKAADRDAIDVEDFYLSTGGEFWVVEMQGKVVGTAAYYPVKRGEKAVEIRKMYLLPEARGKGLGKYLLTQLENTIAAKGFREIWIETASVLKEAVNLYESSGYQPASGVETPRCDRIYVKYLLLS from the coding sequence ATGAAGTGTTATTATCAAGGATTTTTAATTCGTGATTGGCAAGAGTGCGATCGCAATGATGCTGCCAATATTCTCCATACCGTTTTAACAGAATATGGTTTGCCTTGGCTACCTAAAGCTGCCGATCGAGATGCGATCGATGTAGAAGATTTTTATCTCTCTACCGGGGGCGAGTTTTGGGTAGTGGAAATGCAGGGAAAAGTTGTGGGAACGGCAGCTTATTATCCGGTGAAACGTGGTGAAAAAGCCGTAGAAATTCGCAAAATGTATTTGTTACCAGAGGCGCGAGGCAAAGGTTTAGGTAAGTATTTGTTAACCCAATTGGAAAACACGATTGCTGCTAAAGGTTTTCGGGAAATTTGGATTGAAACTGCTAGTGTTTTAAAGGAAGCTGTTAATTTATATGAAAGCAGTGGTTATCAACCTGCTTCGGGAGTGGAAACTCCCAGGTGCGATCGAATTTATGTGAAGTATTTACTATTAAGTTAA
- a CDS encoding S-layer homology domain-containing protein, with protein MNQGLLALLGRLVFASASLVIIQTAANAQETRLSAISGQILEKNNQEQQISQNPAKSQLILGQRPTRRQRVINNNAPVPEAVSNAVIQNLSQQTGIEASALKIVEAQQQTWANGCLGISSPGVPCAEGKVPGWEVVVASATQRWVYRSNMSGSLVKLDAIATQNIANRPAASTETTASATKPERQTTTTARRQTTQRTTQTSTSQGTATRTQRQTTTTARRQTTQTTTTTPTTTARRQTTQTTTQTRTPQGTVTRTQRQTTTAVSRQTPAAGTGEFSLAIWQPAANLSEVVARLSVMSKDSNFAQEKYLGDYRYQVNQRAKFIGGVNPGDRVVVRLYNYQNRLIGFTEFEVLPQKSSVNIIFGNRPLVSRIVRTVYGADVDENAAIDGGANTYDFYTNITGPTPSQETVVFFKDSQGIDKTWYQVAGLPVPPETGVFSTAVRGTTTEEISVFPADLPAIITAVPGSQQQIVNVAANNQSTFNFNQDSTRSARETPRTTTQPVSGTSEPTRVVTEPNSSEVQASFPDVPANYWARNFIGRLAEKGVIQGYPDGLYRPTTSLTRAEFAIVITGAFKQDNKREVVTFKDVSTDFWAYPAIKKAYEMGFLDADSRGNFRPNEKITRLDVLVALAKGLNYAPTVAAERTLRVYTDGGSIPRSDRSLIAAVTERNIVVNYPNVRSLNPQRAATRAEVAALIYRALVSTGEVADISSPYVVSETTIQRRQTTPRRQPANNNSGRTQSLKRSTTNNSGNTSRVRRTTTVEPSNTNRTRRNPAVKPSNNNSRS; from the coding sequence ATGAATCAAGGTTTATTAGCTTTATTAGGCAGACTGGTTTTTGCTTCTGCCAGTTTGGTAATTATCCAAACAGCCGCAAACGCACAAGAAACTCGGCTGTCAGCAATCAGCGGTCAAATTTTAGAAAAAAATAACCAAGAACAACAGATTAGTCAAAATCCGGCGAAATCTCAATTAATTTTAGGGCAAAGACCCACCAGAAGACAAAGGGTAATCAATAACAATGCCCCCGTTCCTGAAGCGGTTAGCAATGCGGTAATTCAAAATTTGTCCCAACAAACGGGAATTGAAGCTTCGGCTTTAAAAATTGTGGAAGCACAACAGCAAACTTGGGCGAATGGTTGTTTGGGAATTAGTAGCCCAGGAGTTCCTTGCGCGGAAGGAAAAGTTCCCGGTTGGGAAGTGGTAGTGGCGAGTGCTACGCAACGCTGGGTTTATCGCAGCAATATGTCTGGTTCTTTAGTAAAACTGGATGCGATCGCTACTCAGAATATCGCTAATCGTCCCGCTGCGTCCACTGAAACAACTGCGTCAGCAACTAAACCAGAACGGCAAACCACAACCACCGCCCGTCGCCAAACTACGCAAAGGACAACTCAAACCAGCACATCCCAAGGAACTGCAACTCGCACCCAACGACAAACTACAACAACCGCCCGTCGTCAAACGACTCAAACTACTACAACTACCCCGACGACTACCGCCCGTCGTCAAACCACGCAAACGACTACTCAAACTCGCACGCCTCAAGGAACAGTAACTCGCACCCAACGACAAACGACTACTGCGGTAAGTCGGCAAACTCCAGCCGCTGGTACGGGAGAATTTAGTTTAGCAATTTGGCAACCTGCGGCTAATTTATCAGAAGTAGTTGCCCGTCTTTCTGTAATGTCAAAAGATAGCAATTTTGCTCAAGAAAAATATCTCGGAGATTATCGCTATCAAGTAAATCAAAGAGCGAAGTTTATTGGGGGAGTAAATCCTGGCGATCGCGTCGTCGTTCGCTTGTATAATTATCAGAATCGCTTAATAGGATTTACCGAATTTGAAGTCCTACCCCAAAAATCTTCCGTTAACATTATCTTCGGCAACCGCCCCCTAGTTTCCCGCATTGTTCGTACAGTTTACGGCGCAGATGTTGACGAAAATGCCGCCATTGATGGAGGCGCAAACACTTACGATTTCTACACTAATATTACAGGCCCAACACCAAGTCAAGAAACAGTAGTTTTCTTCAAAGATTCCCAAGGAATCGATAAAACTTGGTATCAAGTTGCCGGATTACCAGTACCTCCAGAAACCGGAGTTTTTTCCACCGCAGTTCGAGGAACGACAACGGAAGAAATTAGCGTTTTTCCTGCCGATTTACCCGCAATTATTACCGCCGTTCCCGGTTCACAACAACAAATTGTGAATGTAGCAGCTAACAACCAATCTACTTTTAATTTCAATCAAGATTCTACTCGTTCGGCACGAGAAACACCCCGAACAACAACTCAGCCAGTTAGCGGCACTTCTGAACCAACTCGCGTAGTTACTGAACCAAATAGTTCGGAAGTTCAAGCAAGTTTTCCCGATGTTCCTGCCAATTATTGGGCAAGAAATTTCATTGGCAGATTAGCAGAAAAGGGAGTAATTCAAGGTTATCCCGATGGTTTATATCGCCCGACAACATCTTTAACTAGGGCAGAGTTTGCCATTGTGATTACTGGCGCTTTTAAACAGGATAACAAGCGCGAAGTAGTGACTTTCAAGGATGTGTCTACTGATTTTTGGGCTTATCCAGCAATTAAAAAAGCTTACGAAATGGGCTTTTTAGATGCAGATAGTCGGGGGAATTTTCGCCCCAATGAAAAGATTACTCGCTTAGATGTTTTGGTAGCTTTAGCTAAAGGGTTGAACTATGCGCCTACTGTAGCTGCTGAAAGAACATTGCGCGTCTACACCGATGGTGGTAGTATTCCCAGAAGCGATCGCTCTTTAATCGCCGCAGTCACAGAACGAAACATTGTCGTAAATTACCCCAATGTTCGCTCTTTAAACCCACAACGAGCAGCAACAAGAGCCGAAGTCGCAGCATTAATTTATCGCGCTTTAGTCAGTACCGGAGAAGTTGCTGATATTTCTTCGCCCTACGTAGTTAGCGAAACTACTATCCAAAGAAGACAAACTACCCCCAGAAGACAACCTGCTAATAACAACAGTGGTAGAACTCAATCTCTCAAGCGTTCAACTACTAATAATTCGGGCAATACTTCTCGCGTTCGACGCACTACTACGGTAGAACCTTCTAATACTAATCGAACCAGACGTAATCCCGCAGTTAAACCTTCTAACAACAATTCTCGCTCTTAA
- a CDS encoding alpha/beta fold hydrolase yields MTTQQLTKASQLEKLTWRWQGHKIQYTVMGSGRPLLLLHGFGASIGHWRQNIPVLAAGGYRVFALDLLGFGGSDKPPLNYNLELWQDLVQDFHASHIQEPTILVGNSIGALLSLMVVANHPEIAAGAVLINCAGGLNHRPDELNLPLRFIMGTFTKLVSSPAFGPFIFNMIRQKHRIRNTLKQVYINADAVTEELVEMLYEPSCDVGAQKVFASILTAPPGPSPVELLPKVQHPLLVLWGEKDPWTPIKGAGIYQKLSENGQTLKFIPIPNTGHCPHDERPEVVNQLILDWLVSLN; encoded by the coding sequence GTGACAACTCAGCAGTTAACGAAAGCTAGCCAGTTAGAAAAACTTACCTGGCGTTGGCAAGGCCACAAAATCCAATACACTGTAATGGGAAGCGGTCGTCCGCTCTTACTGTTGCATGGTTTTGGTGCTTCGATTGGACATTGGCGACAAAATATTCCTGTTTTAGCCGCAGGTGGTTATCGAGTTTTTGCTTTGGATTTGTTGGGGTTTGGTGGTTCTGATAAGCCGCCACTAAACTACAATTTGGAGCTTTGGCAGGATTTAGTTCAGGATTTCCACGCATCGCATATTCAGGAGCCTACTATATTGGTGGGTAATTCGATCGGTGCTTTACTCAGCTTAATGGTAGTAGCGAATCATCCCGAAATTGCTGCGGGTGCTGTTTTAATTAACTGTGCGGGAGGATTAAATCATCGCCCAGATGAATTAAATTTGCCTTTACGGTTCATCATGGGAACTTTTACTAAGTTAGTAAGTTCTCCGGCTTTTGGCCCTTTCATATTTAATATGATTCGCCAAAAACATCGCATTCGCAACACTTTAAAGCAGGTATATATTAATGCTGATGCTGTCACAGAGGAATTAGTTGAGATGCTTTATGAACCTTCCTGTGATGTGGGTGCTCAAAAAGTTTTTGCTTCAATTTTGACCGCACCTCCCGGCCCAAGTCCTGTAGAATTGTTGCCAAAAGTTCAGCATCCTTTGTTAGTGCTTTGGGGCGAAAAAGACCCTTGGACACCAATTAAGGGTGCTGGAATTTATCAGAAACTCAGTGAAAATGGGCAAACTTTAAAGTTTATTCCGATACCTAATACTGGTCATTGTCCCCATGATGAAAGACCAGAAGTTGTCAATCAGTTGATATTAGATTGGTTGGTTAGTTTGAATTAG
- a CDS encoding metallophosphoesterase family protein — MKESIHRRIVIGDVHGHYNALMNLLEAIAPNSDDEVYFLGDLIDRGPQSFQVVDFVQASPFYCLLGNHEQLLLDSFGSRENHQTIMQVWLYSGGHSTIASYRQEGYSILAEHIEWMRTLPTYLDLGDVWLVHAGVHPEMPLNEQTIDQFCWIRDEFHSITKPYFPDKIIITGHTITFTLPNVTPGKIAQGQGWLDIDTGAYHRKSGWLTALDITNSMVYQANVFDETLRTLPLEKAITRVEPELVLPRN, encoded by the coding sequence ATGAAAGAAAGTATTCATCGTCGGATTGTCATCGGTGATGTTCATGGTCACTATAATGCTCTCATGAACTTGTTAGAGGCGATCGCCCCTAACTCAGATGATGAGGTATATTTTTTGGGAGACTTGATCGATCGAGGTCCCCAAAGCTTTCAGGTAGTCGATTTTGTCCAAGCTAGTCCATTTTATTGCCTTTTAGGTAATCACGAGCAACTACTATTAGACAGCTTCGGCAGCCGCGAAAACCACCAAACAATCATGCAAGTTTGGTTATACAGTGGCGGACATAGCACCATTGCCAGTTATCGCCAAGAAGGATACTCCATATTAGCCGAACACATAGAATGGATGCGAACCCTACCCACATATTTAGACTTAGGAGATGTGTGGTTAGTTCATGCTGGCGTACATCCAGAAATGCCCTTAAACGAACAAACGATCGATCAATTCTGTTGGATTCGAGATGAATTTCATAGTATTACAAAACCCTATTTTCCCGACAAAATAATTATTACCGGACACACCATCACCTTTACCTTACCCAACGTTACCCCCGGAAAAATCGCCCAAGGACAAGGTTGGCTAGATATCGACACAGGCGCATATCATCGGAAAAGCGGCTGGTTAACCGCATTAGACATTACTAATTCAATGGTTTATCAAGCTAACGTCTTTGACGAAACTCTTCGTACCCTACCCCTGGAAAAAGCCATCACCAGAGTAGAACCAGAATTAGTTTTACCACGTAATTAG
- a CDS encoding thiol-disulfide oxidoreductase DCC family protein codes for MSYYVIYDGNCNLCVSLVQVLESIDRGKLFHYTPMQDLATLSQFNITAQDCEMGMILIDANAPEKRWQGSDAAEEIGRLLPVGNGFVAAYRALPGVKWVGDRIYEQVRDNRYTIFGKRASTYRSGYPIGCQGTESCSN; via the coding sequence ATGAGTTACTACGTAATTTACGACGGGAATTGTAATCTTTGTGTGAGTTTGGTACAGGTTTTAGAAAGTATCGATCGGGGTAAGTTGTTTCACTATACTCCGATGCAGGATTTGGCAACTTTGAGTCAGTTTAATATTACTGCTCAAGATTGTGAAATGGGGATGATTTTAATTGATGCTAATGCGCCGGAAAAACGTTGGCAAGGGAGTGATGCAGCGGAGGAAATTGGCAGGTTATTGCCTGTGGGAAATGGTTTTGTAGCAGCTTATCGGGCGTTACCTGGGGTGAAGTGGGTTGGCGATCGCATTTACGAACAAGTGCGTGACAATCGTTATACTATTTTTGGCAAACGTGCTAGTACTTACCGATCGGGATATCCGATTGGTTGCCAAGGAACAGAGAGTTGCTCAAACTAA